From the genome of Hymenobacter cellulosilyticus, one region includes:
- a CDS encoding alkaline phosphatase family protein — MGGRLQRPEKGRLLPAANLDAPARPEAYLNSVADSNSFERIFKGKTAATFPYDLSKIAPLNPPAYEAVNISPFGNNLLTDLALTALANTDLGRDDVPDLLAISYSSPDPVGHTFGPLSKEENDLYLRLDLEIARLLQALDKTVGKGNYTIFLTADHGASEVPKYLAQHQAPAGAQNHATLNKGAADFLTQQLGPGQWLETERNNMYYLNRPLIASRKLELTRVQNLLADYLREQPGIAQVNTTAQLLTSSTGAFLETKLQNGLYYQRFGDVRFELSPGWTWELGVGATHGSGYLYDSHVPLLWFGAGITPGVSYEYHSITDIAPRPPCWWKASCPAPAPGSPLWKC, encoded by the coding sequence GTGGGTGGCCGACTTCAACGCCCAGAAAAAGGCCGACTACTACCGGCAGCAAACCTGGACGCCCCTGCGCGGCCCGAGGCCTACCTCAACAGCGTAGCCGATTCTAACAGCTTCGAGCGGATATTCAAGGGCAAAACGGCCGCCACGTTTCCCTATGACCTGAGTAAGATAGCCCCGCTCAATCCGCCCGCCTACGAGGCCGTTAACATTTCGCCCTTCGGTAACAACCTGCTCACCGACCTGGCCCTCACGGCGCTGGCCAACACGGACTTGGGCCGCGACGACGTGCCCGATTTGCTGGCCATCAGCTACTCCAGCCCCGACCCGGTGGGCCACACGTTCGGGCCGCTGTCGAAAGAGGAAAACGACCTGTACCTGCGCCTGGACCTGGAAATTGCCCGTCTGCTGCAGGCTCTCGACAAAACCGTGGGCAAGGGCAACTACACTATTTTCCTGACCGCCGACCACGGAGCCAGCGAAGTACCCAAATACCTGGCCCAGCACCAGGCCCCGGCTGGCGCCCAGAACCACGCCACGCTCAACAAAGGCGCCGCCGACTTCCTGACCCAGCAGCTCGGGCCCGGGCAGTGGCTGGAGACGGAACGCAACAACATGTACTACCTCAACCGGCCCCTCATTGCCAGCCGCAAGCTAGAGTTGACCCGGGTGCAGAACCTGCTGGCCGACTACCTGCGCGAGCAGCCCGGCATTGCCCAGGTGAATACCACCGCCCAGCTCTTGACCAGCAGCACGGGGGCTTTCCTGGAAACCAAGCTGCAAAACGGGCTCTACTACCAGCGCTTCGGCGACGTGCGCTTCGAGCTTTCCCCGGGCTGGACCTGGGAGCTGGGCGTGGGCGCCACCCACGGCTCGGGCTACCTCTACGACAGCCACGTGCCCCTGCTCTGGTTTGGGGCCGGCATCACGCCCGGCGTCAGCTACGAGTACCACAGCATCACCGACATTGCCCCACGGCCGCCATGCTGGTGGAAAGCAAGCTGCCCAGCGCCTGCACCGGGCAGCCCATTGTGGAAGTGCTGA
- a CDS encoding alkaline phosphatase family protein gives MLVGIMVDQMRADYLPRFYDQLGNDGFKRLLREGFQCRNTHYNYVPTVTGPGHSSVYTGTTPRYHGVVGNSWYDRRLRRDVYCTDDSTVQLVGTPKGMGVSARNQVSTTLGDEMKMVSNGRSKVIALSLKDRASALPAGHMADGAFWFDMNTGDFISSTYYMPALPKWVADFNAQKKADYYRQQTWTPLRGPRPTSTA, from the coding sequence TTGCTGGTCGGCATCATGGTCGACCAGATGCGCGCCGACTACCTGCCCCGCTTCTACGACCAGCTCGGCAACGACGGCTTCAAGCGCCTGCTGCGCGAGGGATTTCAGTGCCGCAACACCCATTACAACTACGTGCCCACCGTGACTGGTCCGGGGCACAGCTCGGTGTATACCGGCACCACGCCCCGTTACCACGGCGTAGTCGGCAACTCCTGGTACGACCGGCGCCTGCGCCGCGACGTGTATTGCACCGACGACTCCACGGTGCAGCTTGTGGGCACCCCGAAGGGCATGGGCGTATCGGCCCGCAACCAGGTGAGCACCACCCTGGGCGACGAAATGAAGATGGTGTCCAACGGGCGCAGCAAAGTCATAGCCTTGTCGCTCAAGGACCGGGCCTCGGCCCTGCCCGCGGGCCACATGGCCGACGGGGCCTTCTGGTTCGACATGAACACCGGCGACTTCATTTCCAGCACCTACTACATGCCCGCGCTGCCCAAGTGGGTGGCCGACTTCAACGCCCAGAAAAAGGCCGACTACTACCGGCAGCAAACCTGGACGCCCCTGCGCGGCCCGAGGCCTACCTCAACAGCGTAG
- a CDS encoding RNA polymerase sigma factor — translation MKSAAVPSYASQTDAVLLAAMQAGDETAFAELYKRYSYPLFNVAYGKLKNREVAEELVQDLFENLWSKRTTAQIEQLGSYLFSALRYRIINYIKSEKVRTSYELFCRLHLNEADTGTEAAVALNDLNEALTAGMQHLSEKAQEVFRLSRLEQYTIPEISVRVNLSEKTVEYHLRKSLKLMRRYLRNFLLLLWPFWFFM, via the coding sequence GTGAAGTCTGCTGCTGTACCATCTTATGCTTCCCAAACGGATGCTGTTCTGCTTGCGGCAATGCAGGCCGGGGATGAAACAGCCTTTGCCGAGCTATATAAACGCTACAGCTATCCGCTTTTCAACGTTGCGTACGGGAAGCTGAAGAACAGGGAGGTGGCCGAGGAGCTGGTGCAGGATTTGTTCGAAAACCTGTGGAGCAAGCGCACTACCGCTCAGATTGAGCAATTAGGCTCTTATTTATTTTCGGCCCTTCGCTACCGCATCATCAACTACATCAAATCCGAGAAGGTCCGGACGAGCTACGAGCTGTTCTGCCGCCTCCATCTGAACGAAGCCGACACGGGCACGGAAGCCGCCGTGGCACTTAATGACCTGAACGAGGCGCTGACCGCGGGCATGCAGCACTTGTCCGAAAAAGCCCAGGAGGTCTTTCGCCTGAGCCGGCTGGAGCAGTACACTATCCCCGAAATCTCGGTGCGCGTGAATTTGTCGGAGAAAACGGTAGAGTACCACCTGCGCAAGTCGCTCAAGCTCATGCGGCGCTACCTGCGCAACTTTCTTTTGCTGCTGTGGCCCTTTTGGTTTTTTATGTAA
- a CDS encoding RNA polymerase sigma factor, with product MATENLLELFERIRNNDYQAFEQVFESQWRELYRYAYKVLRHAADAEDLTQELFCDLWANRTQLRVHSNAPGYLVGALRKKILTRFRDATIRSRHLQAVGAAQPHSTETTFARLVGHDTLAAIQARAQGLPPKEKEVFLLGMLGDFSVKEIAEKFATSEQTVRNQLNSALHKMSPFLTKLLS from the coding sequence GTGGCTACTGAGAATTTACTTGAGTTGTTCGAGCGAATCCGCAACAACGACTACCAGGCTTTCGAGCAGGTGTTCGAGTCGCAGTGGCGGGAACTGTACCGCTACGCCTACAAAGTGCTGCGCCACGCAGCCGATGCGGAAGACCTGACCCAGGAGCTTTTTTGTGACCTGTGGGCCAACCGGACGCAGCTGCGCGTGCACTCCAACGCGCCCGGCTACCTGGTAGGAGCGTTGCGCAAGAAAATTCTGACCCGGTTCCGGGATGCTACTATCCGCAGCCGCCACCTGCAGGCCGTGGGGGCCGCTCAGCCGCACAGCACCGAAACAACTTTTGCCCGCCTGGTGGGCCACGACACGCTGGCGGCCATTCAGGCCCGGGCCCAGGGACTGCCACCCAAGGAAAAGGAAGTGTTTTTGCTGGGCATGCTAGGCGACTTCTCGGTCAAGGAAATAGCCGAGAAGTTTGCCACCTCGGAGCAGACTGTCCGCAACCAGCTCAACAGCGCCCTGCACAAGATGTCGCCCTTTCTGACCAAGCTGCTGAGCTGA
- a CDS encoding Crp/Fnr family transcriptional regulator gives MHPLRTYLLRFVPDLTEADWYPLNQALRPLHLRRGEHLLQAGDSLPVLALLLHGTCRLYYPRPDGEERTTYFFFENHLLGDYAGCLTGQPSQLSIQALVDTELVVFDYAVLRQLYQERPVYERFGRLLAEYHLLGTDARLVEQLLLSPEERYRALLASGKTKILERIPQHLVANYLGITPVSLSRIRGRVTRGD, from the coding sequence ATGCATCCTCTGCGCACGTATCTACTTCGCTTTGTGCCCGACCTTACGGAGGCCGACTGGTATCCGCTGAATCAGGCCCTGCGCCCGCTCCACCTGCGCCGCGGGGAACACCTGCTGCAGGCCGGCGACTCCCTGCCCGTGTTGGCCTTGCTGCTCCACGGGACCTGTCGCCTCTACTACCCTCGTCCCGATGGGGAAGAACGTACTACGTACTTCTTCTTCGAAAACCACCTGCTCGGCGACTATGCCGGCTGTCTGACGGGGCAACCAAGTCAGCTCAGCATTCAGGCCCTGGTCGATACGGAATTAGTCGTTTTCGACTACGCCGTGTTGCGGCAGCTCTACCAGGAGCGGCCGGTATATGAGCGTTTCGGGCGCCTGCTGGCCGAATACCACCTGCTGGGCACCGATGCCCGCCTCGTCGAGCAGTTGCTGCTTTCCCCGGAAGAGCGCTACCGGGCGCTGCTGGCCAGCGGCAAAACCAAGATTCTCGAACGCATTCCCCAGCATCTGGTGGCTAATTACCTGGGAATTACGCCCGTTTCGCTCAGCCGCATTCGGGGACGGGTGACGCGGGGAGACTGA
- a CDS encoding FecR family protein, producing the protein MKPRKFRRHRLPTRLLYSLRSRARRQQQREQWLDALAAAPEDDELLNEELTAERQARMLRHIRTRTQAPARVQPLWPVLKLAAVLVPLLLAAAAFWLRKPGPQLLRYATGVGEQREIVLPDRSRVWLRPRSELTCAATFGKVRTVQLRGEAFFDVTKDPKHPFVVRTSTVAVKVLGTSFLVKAYPQLPAATVLVRTGRVQVAHQNRLLAVLRPQDQLIYNASTHQLTLSQNEAPVDLATRRLLAFEQASLPEIFFLLETYYPVQFELPATAPAVALTGTLDPALSADQITDVLNTLLQRHHLRISKRTATTYQVE; encoded by the coding sequence ATGAAGCCCCGCAAGTTCCGCCGCCACCGCCTGCCCACCCGCCTGTTGTACTCCCTGCGAAGCCGCGCCCGCCGGCAGCAGCAGCGGGAGCAGTGGCTGGACGCGCTGGCTGCTGCCCCGGAAGATGACGAGCTCCTAAACGAGGAGCTAACTGCCGAGCGGCAGGCCCGGATGCTGCGCCACATCCGTACCCGCACCCAGGCCCCGGCGCGGGTGCAGCCGCTGTGGCCGGTGCTGAAACTGGCCGCCGTGCTGGTACCCTTGCTGCTGGCTGCCGCGGCCTTCTGGCTCCGTAAGCCGGGCCCTCAACTGCTGCGCTACGCCACTGGGGTAGGGGAGCAGCGGGAAATTGTACTGCCCGACCGCAGCCGTGTGTGGCTGCGGCCCCGCTCGGAGTTGACCTGCGCGGCTACGTTCGGAAAGGTGCGAACCGTGCAGCTGCGCGGGGAGGCCTTTTTCGACGTGACCAAGGACCCCAAGCATCCATTTGTGGTGCGCACCAGCACGGTGGCGGTGAAAGTGCTGGGCACGTCCTTCCTGGTGAAGGCCTACCCGCAGCTGCCCGCCGCTACCGTGCTGGTGCGCACCGGGCGGGTGCAGGTGGCCCACCAAAACCGCCTCCTGGCCGTGCTGCGGCCCCAGGATCAACTTATATATAACGCTAGTACGCATCAGCTTACGCTTTCCCAGAATGAGGCTCCGGTGGACTTAGCTACCCGCCGGCTGCTGGCCTTTGAGCAGGCGTCATTACCCGAAATTTTCTTTCTGCTCGAGACCTACTACCCCGTGCAGTTCGAGTTGCCCGCTACGGCCCCAGCGGTGGCCCTGACCGGTACGCTCGACCCCGCACTTTCCGCCGACCAGATTACCGACGTGCTCAATACCCTGCTGCAACGCCACCACCTGCGCATCAGCAAGCGCACCGCCACTACTTACCAGGTAGAATAA
- a CDS encoding DUF4260 domain-containing protein, giving the protein MKLLLKIEELAQVLLALFVFTYLPYAWWVLPATFLLPDLSMLGYVAGPRVGAVCYNLAHHKALALAVGVTGWVLGLPLLVLAGTVLLGHSAFDRLLGYGLKHTTGFHDTHLGQVGAKQVGVPLTN; this is encoded by the coding sequence ATGAAATTGCTGCTCAAAATCGAAGAACTCGCTCAAGTGTTGCTGGCCCTGTTCGTCTTCACGTACCTGCCCTACGCGTGGTGGGTGCTGCCCGCTACTTTCCTGCTACCCGACCTGAGCATGCTCGGCTATGTGGCCGGGCCGCGCGTGGGGGCAGTGTGCTACAACCTGGCCCACCACAAAGCCCTGGCCCTGGCCGTGGGCGTGACCGGCTGGGTGCTGGGCCTGCCGCTGCTCGTGCTGGCCGGCACGGTGCTGCTGGGCCACAGCGCCTTTGACCGGCTGCTGGGCTACGGCCTCAAGCACACCACCGGCTTTCACGATACCCACCTCGGACAGGTGGGAGCCAAACAAGTAGGCGTGCCCCTCACTAACTAA